The Mycoplasma sp. 1654_15 genome contains a region encoding:
- a CDS encoding glycine--tRNA ligase, protein MEDKIEMQTLINHLKQFGFVFQGSEIYGGLANTWDYGPLGVLLKKNIQDLWWDYFITKIHNNFAIDSKILLSPNVWQASGHTSNFNDLLIENKVNKKRYRVDHLFEELFPDLNFNDFTQEKILGLFKEKVLKYDNSSTQWDEIKQFNLMFETQQGVVEDKKSKIFLRPETAQGIFINFRNIQRSMRLKLPFGIGQIGKSFRNEITPGNFIFRTREFEQMELEIFSHPDQAQQIFEDYLNKIQDFLFNTLKINKNLVRIRHHEPEELAHYSLATSDIEFLFLFGWGELIGLANRSDFDLKAHSVASGEKLDYLDPFTNQKFFPYIIEPSMGVDRLLLAVLTNCYKEEIIKENEEKRTLLSLPFSLAPFKVAILPLVKKLSPKSLEIYNLLLKHSISATFDEANSIGKRYRIQDAIGTYYCITIDYQTLEDNTITIRERDSMKQFRISIDDLLIFLEKAKHN, encoded by the coding sequence ATGGAAGACAAAATAGAAATGCAAACTTTAATTAATCACTTAAAACAATTCGGTTTTGTTTTTCAAGGTTCAGAAATTTATGGCGGTTTAGCAAATACTTGAGATTATGGACCTTTAGGTGTTTTACTCAAAAAAAATATTCAAGATCTTTGGTGAGATTATTTTATAACCAAAATTCATAATAACTTCGCAATTGATAGCAAAATTCTATTAAGTCCCAATGTTTGACAAGCTTCAGGACATACAAGTAATTTCAACGATCTTTTAATAGAAAATAAAGTCAATAAAAAACGTTATCGTGTAGATCATCTTTTCGAAGAATTATTCCCTGACTTAAATTTTAATGACTTTACACAAGAAAAAATTTTAGGACTTTTTAAAGAAAAAGTACTAAAATATGACAACTCATCAACACAATGAGATGAAATTAAACAATTTAATTTAATGTTTGAAACACAACAAGGTGTAGTTGAAGATAAAAAGTCAAAGATATTTTTAAGACCTGAAACTGCTCAAGGAATTTTTATTAATTTTAGAAATATTCAGAGATCAATGAGATTAAAGCTACCATTTGGAATAGGTCAAATTGGAAAATCTTTTAGAAATGAAATAACTCCAGGTAATTTCATTTTTAGAACAAGAGAATTTGAACAAATGGAATTGGAAATTTTTAGTCATCCTGATCAAGCGCAACAAATTTTTGAAGATTATTTAAATAAAATTCAAGATTTCCTTTTTAACACTTTAAAAATAAATAAAAATCTTGTTAGAATTAGGCACCATGAGCCAGAAGAATTAGCTCATTATTCACTTGCTACATCTGATATTGAATTTTTATTCTTATTTGGTTGAGGAGAATTAATAGGATTAGCTAACCGTTCAGATTTTGATCTTAAAGCTCATTCAGTAGCTTCAGGAGAAAAATTAGACTATTTAGATCCATTTACAAATCAAAAATTTTTCCCTTATATAATAGAACCATCTATGGGTGTTGATAGATTATTGCTAGCTGTTTTAACAAATTGCTACAAAGAAGAAATAATCAAGGAAAATGAAGAAAAAAGAACACTTTTATCTCTTCCCTTTTCGCTTGCACCATTCAAAGTGGCGATTTTACCTTTAGTTAAAAAACTTAGCCCAAAATCTTTAGAAATATACAATTTACTATTAAAACATTCTATTTCCGCCACCTTTGATGAAGCAAATTCAATTGGAAAAAGATATAGAATTCAAGATGCAATCGGAACTTATTATTGTATCACCATTGATTATCAAACTTTAGAAGATAATACAATAACAATTAGAGAACGTGATTCAATGAAACAATTTAGAATTTCAATAGATGATTTATTAATATTTTTAGAAAAGGCTAAACACAATTAA
- a CDS encoding sugar phosphate nucleotidyltransferase, producing the protein MQKKNKNVQIVIIAAGAGARFKKEGFLEDKPFILVNKKMIIEYAIESFLDYENKIVVFLKEFLNKYPKQIEYLKNKYKIRLVFIDKLTKGAAETASLVENIVCKNRALLIADSDNFYINNQTSFFIEKALKMKENQANLSVFENNLPLFSYIKIKNNLVVKTVEKQVVSNLAISGMYFFKKAKFFFRAFRIMKKNNLKINNEFYLSNIYNILINKFKQKVGFYKIQNQNYKSLGTPLQVKEYLKEINNEI; encoded by the coding sequence ATGCAAAAGAAAAATAAAAATGTTCAAATCGTCATTATTGCTGCCGGAGCAGGCGCTAGGTTTAAAAAAGAAGGATTTTTAGAAGATAAACCATTTATTTTAGTAAATAAAAAAATGATAATTGAATATGCAATTGAAAGTTTTTTAGATTATGAAAATAAAATAGTAGTTTTTCTAAAAGAATTTTTAAATAAATATCCAAAGCAAATTGAATATCTAAAAAATAAATACAAAATTAGACTGGTTTTTATTGATAAATTAACAAAAGGAGCTGCCGAAACTGCTTCGCTTGTTGAAAATATAGTATGTAAAAATAGAGCTTTATTAATTGCAGATTCAGATAATTTTTATATAAATAATCAAACAAGTTTTTTTATTGAAAAAGCTTTAAAAATGAAGGAAAATCAAGCAAATTTATCTGTTTTTGAAAATAATTTACCTCTTTTTTCATATATTAAAATTAAAAATAATTTAGTAGTTAAAACTGTAGAAAAACAAGTAGTTTCTAATTTAGCAATTTCTGGTATGTATTTTTTTAAAAAGGCAAAATTCTTCTTTAGAGCATTTAGGATAATGAAGAAAAATAATTTAAAAATCAATAACGAATTTTATCTTTCTAATATTTATAATATTTTAATCAATAAATTTAAACAAAAGGTTGGCTTTTATAAAATTCAAAATCAAAACTATAAAAGTTTAGGAACTCCTTTGCAAGTAAAAGAATATTTAAAGGAAATCAACAATGAGATTTAA
- a CDS encoding RNA polymerase sigma factor: MTAKKLTSTSTDINAPKKETNSKEKEAKTTAKKSSSTKKSISTKKATSTKKTTTTKKKEAKTSTKKSSTTKKSTSSKKSTTTKKTASTKSKTKSKNKSKTNDISFVIKELKSGMKALNKKFLSQDEVMKFLEKNKLELDTDQAVDEFLSTLIKNKILNTETDDLDQEELDLKEFAQNIKEKSQEFFHHDDEDSDDDFMDSLHNDDDYLDDGDFEDIDADDELKIKDIHDIELDKIHISSKTPYILNDASYRNKLSDTNDIIKWYMRWIGKYGKLLTPEEELRLAKTAKMGGRVGKRARHTLIKRNLRLVINNAKRYKNRGLTFIDLISEGNQGILKAVDKYDYTKGYKFSTYATWWIRQAITRAVADQARIIRIPVHMVETINKINKIERELQQEYGVTPTDEQIAQAMGGDFTADKVRYTKKINIDPISLDKAIGKEEDSSFSDFIKDESVISPVDYSEREEKTKILRQMIENNLDNEEKVFIMKRYGFGTDPNGNQYRIHSFDELAKERGVTKERIRQIESKILKKLRHPQKKWKQRDLI; encoded by the coding sequence ATGACAGCGAAAAAATTAACTTCTACATCTACAGATATAAACGCACCTAAAAAAGAAACTAATAGCAAAGAAAAAGAAGCAAAAACAACTGCTAAAAAATCTTCATCAACTAAAAAAAGTATATCTACTAAAAAAGCAACTTCAACCAAAAAAACAACAACTACAAAGAAAAAAGAAGCAAAAACAAGCACTAAAAAATCTTCTACAACAAAAAAATCTACATCTTCTAAAAAGAGCACAACTACTAAAAAAACTGCATCTACAAAATCAAAAACTAAATCAAAAAACAAATCTAAAACCAACGACATTTCCTTTGTGATTAAAGAACTTAAATCTGGAATGAAAGCTTTAAATAAAAAGTTTTTATCACAAGATGAGGTGATGAAATTCTTAGAAAAAAATAAATTAGAACTTGACACAGATCAAGCTGTTGATGAGTTTTTAAGTACATTAATTAAAAATAAAATTTTAAATACAGAAACAGATGATTTAGATCAAGAAGAGTTGGATTTAAAAGAATTTGCTCAAAATATAAAAGAAAAATCACAAGAATTTTTCCACCACGATGACGAAGATTCTGATGATGATTTTATGGATTCATTACACAATGATGATGATTATTTAGACGATGGTGATTTCGAAGATATTGATGCAGACGATGAGTTAAAAATCAAGGATATTCACGACATTGAATTGGATAAAATTCATATTAGTTCTAAAACTCCTTATATATTAAATGACGCTTCTTATAGAAACAAACTTTCTGATACAAATGACATCATTAAATGATATATGCGTTGAATCGGAAAGTATGGAAAATTACTTACACCAGAAGAAGAGTTGAGATTAGCTAAAACAGCAAAAATGGGTGGTCGTGTAGGTAAAAGAGCAAGACATACTTTAATTAAAAGAAATCTTCGTTTAGTTATTAATAATGCAAAAAGATATAAAAACAGAGGTCTGACTTTTATTGACTTAATTTCTGAAGGAAATCAAGGAATTTTAAAAGCTGTTGATAAATATGATTACACCAAAGGTTATAAATTTTCAACTTATGCAACTTGATGAATTAGACAAGCAATCACACGTGCTGTAGCAGATCAAGCAAGAATTATCCGTATTCCAGTTCATATGGTAGAAACTATTAATAAAATCAACAAAATAGAAAGAGAATTACAACAAGAATATGGAGTAACTCCAACAGATGAACAGATAGCTCAAGCAATGGGTGGAGACTTTACTGCAGACAAAGTAAGATATACTAAAAAAATTAATATCGATCCCATTTCATTAGATAAAGCTATTGGTAAAGAAGAAGATAGCTCCTTTTCAGACTTTATTAAAGATGAAAGTGTAATTTCACCTGTTGATTATTCAGAACGAGAAGAAAAAACCAAAATCCTAAGACAAATGATAGAAAATAATTTAGATAATGAAGAAAAAGTCTTTATTATGAAGCGTTATGGTTTTGGAACTGATCCAAACGGAAATCAATACAGAATTCACAGTTTTGATGAATTAGCTAAAGAAAGAGGAGTAACTAAAGAAAGAATTAGACAAATTGAGTCAAAAATCCTAAAAAAACTAAGACATCCTCAGAAAAAATGAAAACAAAGGGATTTAATTTAA
- the dnaG gene encoding DNA primase encodes MNVKEVDLILNQVNIFEVISNFINLTKKGNDFLGLCPFHEDSSPSLSVSVSKKIFKCFSCNVGGNAYYFVKKFNHWDDIKTLEYFKNQFNLNIDLSHIQSNIKHYSENELQALKALDDAFLFYSLELKQNSPDYVKKFLLERNLNKEIIDFFSIGYCPKSGIKEKLLKKGHDEALLINYSLISLEKKVDIFQDRLVFAIKNLDNKVIGFSGRKILDSTLGPKYLNSSTNSLFSKSEVLYNYSNAVQFASFSKTLIICEGFMDVIAFYKDGIKNAIAIMGTALTKNHIQHLKPYEILLVLDSDQAGIEATLKSIYTLLEHKITTKVLQPLSTKDPDEYFSKFGPGSLQKAIKNRQDGINFVYEHLSKTIDLNNLSSLDHFIKEFSKYLQFCTKNIQDFFIEKINKDFNISPTSWKFLKTNLEKQQRYFNNHYIKELPKYYKDQVTPIYKDDLENLGVELAEPKIQEQKKSTNKPKKEFQMENSEKIALISLLLFPSFIEVIKKYNYEFQSPKFKMYFSKLVSSNFKQENIETIYFKLTSSTVKTGERVKLENTQDKFENLIKTLQNKQENRNIESILASWKNGMMTEQEAKDAISIIQQRNKQKNEIY; translated from the coding sequence ATGAATGTTAAAGAAGTTGATTTAATTCTTAATCAAGTAAATATTTTTGAAGTAATTTCAAACTTTATTAATTTAACAAAAAAAGGTAATGACTTTTTAGGTCTATGTCCTTTTCATGAAGATTCATCTCCTTCTTTATCAGTTTCTGTTAGTAAAAAAATATTTAAATGTTTTTCATGTAACGTTGGAGGCAATGCTTATTATTTTGTAAAAAAATTTAATCACTGAGATGATATAAAAACGCTAGAGTATTTTAAAAATCAATTTAATTTAAATATTGATTTATCACACATTCAAAGCAACATTAAACACTACAGTGAAAACGAATTACAAGCATTAAAAGCTCTTGATGATGCATTTTTATTTTATTCTTTAGAATTAAAACAAAACAGCCCTGATTATGTCAAAAAATTTTTATTAGAAAGAAATTTAAATAAAGAAATCATTGACTTTTTTTCTATAGGTTATTGTCCTAAATCAGGTATCAAAGAAAAGTTGCTTAAAAAAGGACACGACGAAGCACTTTTAATAAATTATTCTTTGATTTCTTTAGAAAAAAAAGTAGATATTTTCCAAGACAGATTGGTTTTTGCTATTAAAAACCTTGACAATAAAGTAATTGGTTTTTCAGGTCGTAAAATTTTAGATTCAACACTTGGCCCTAAATACCTTAATTCATCAACAAACTCATTATTTTCTAAATCAGAAGTTTTATATAATTACTCAAATGCAGTTCAATTTGCTTCTTTTTCAAAGACTTTAATAATTTGCGAAGGCTTTATGGATGTTATTGCATTCTACAAAGATGGTATTAAAAATGCAATTGCAATAATGGGTACAGCACTAACTAAAAATCACATTCAACATTTAAAACCATATGAAATTTTATTAGTTTTAGATAGCGATCAAGCTGGTATTGAAGCCACTTTAAAATCAATTTATACATTATTAGAACATAAAATAACAACTAAAGTGTTGCAACCTTTATCTACCAAAGACCCAGATGAATATTTTTCCAAATTTGGACCTGGTTCTTTACAAAAAGCAATAAAAAATAGACAAGATGGAATAAATTTTGTTTATGAACATCTTAGTAAAACTATTGACTTGAATAATCTTTCTTCATTAGATCATTTTATTAAAGAATTTAGCAAGTATTTACAATTTTGTACAAAAAATATTCAAGACTTTTTCATCGAAAAAATAAATAAAGATTTTAACATCTCCCCTACTTCTTGAAAATTTTTAAAAACAAATTTAGAAAAACAACAACGTTATTTTAATAATCATTATATTAAAGAGCTTCCTAAATATTATAAAGATCAAGTAACACCAATATATAAAGATGACTTAGAAAATCTTGGAGTTGAATTAGCAGAACCTAAAATTCAAGAACAAAAAAAATCCACAAATAAGCCTAAAAAGGAATTCCAAATGGAAAACAGCGAAAAAATTGCTCTTATTTCTTTATTACTTTTTCCTTCATTTATCGAAGTCATTAAAAAATATAATTATGAATTTCAATCTCCTAAATTTAAAATGTATTTTTCCAAACTAGTTTCATCTAATTTTAAACAAGAAAACATAGAAACAATATATTTTAAACTTACTTCATCTACAGTCAAAACTGGCGAACGTGTTAAATTAGAAAACACACAAGATAAATTTGAAAATTTAATAAAAACCTTACAAAATAAACAAGAAAATCGAAATATTGAATCTATTTTAGCATCATGAAAAAACGGAATGATGACTGAACAAGAAGCAAAAGATGCAATCTCTATAATCCAACAAAGAAACAAACAAAAAAATGAAATTTATTAA
- a CDS encoding deoxyribonuclease IV — protein sequence MIKLGSHISFKKPGYLTTAVEESLQNKANTMMIFLGAPQTTKRVDVSLYNLQTYLDKYQNLITPEDIIVHAPYIVNPSSVTKHKFSNDFLIQEIHRMNYIGAKYLVLHPGSYTTFTIQESLNQLIESIKYILSKTKDVVITIETMAGKGTEVGTTFEDIVYVIESINSERVGVCLDTCHIWDAGYNLHNYDEFILKLKSTRLINYLKVIHLNDSKNELNSKKDRHENIGKGFIGFETLQKIVHEPLFDNIPIILETPWVDNKPIYKEEIEKLLQK from the coding sequence ATGATTAAACTTGGCTCTCACATTTCATTTAAAAAACCCGGTTATTTAACAACAGCAGTAGAAGAATCGCTTCAAAACAAAGCAAACACAATGATGATTTTTTTAGGTGCTCCTCAAACCACTAAAAGAGTTGATGTTTCTTTGTATAATTTGCAAACTTATTTAGATAAATATCAGAATTTAATTACTCCTGAAGATATTATTGTTCATGCTCCCTACATTGTTAATCCTTCGAGTGTGACTAAACATAAATTTTCAAACGATTTTTTAATACAAGAAATCCATAGAATGAACTACATCGGAGCAAAATACTTGGTTTTACATCCAGGCTCATATACTACTTTTACTATTCAAGAATCTTTAAATCAATTAATCGAGTCTATAAAATACATACTATCTAAAACAAAAGATGTTGTAATTACTATAGAGACAATGGCAGGCAAAGGAACAGAAGTAGGAACAACTTTTGAAGATATTGTTTATGTAATTGAGTCTATAAATTCAGAACGTGTTGGTGTTTGTTTAGATACTTGCCATATTTGAGATGCAGGTTATAACTTACATAATTATGATGAATTTATTTTAAAATTAAAATCAACAAGATTAATAAACTATTTAAAAGTAATTCATTTAAATGATTCCAAAAATGAATTAAATTCTAAAAAAGATAGACATGAAAATATAGGAAAAGGTTTTATTGGTTTTGAAACTTTACAAAAAATAGTGCACGAACCTTTATTTGATAATATACCAATTATTTTAGAAACTCCATGAGTAGATAATAAACCAATTTACAAAGAAGAAATTGAAAAATTACTTCAAAAATAA
- a CDS encoding Nif3-like dinuclear metal center hexameric protein, translating to MNTSILDISNYLNTLFPIEQAESWDKPGFSFFFIKEVKKVFICIDLTPKILDQAINENVDLIITHHPFLFYNTKTLNYKFSPYKRKMVKKIKQAQINIFSLHTNYDSNSNATANAILKHLGLNVIQTQSIDNYNLLVETKIKFFYLVKQVKNALNLKHLQTNLNKNININKIAILPGSGGIEAVFLAKKHKADLVITSDLKWSDELSFSFKNINVLLVPHLIEQFFAFDVKQRLEKEFSNQFEIKIVLLEEILYNI from the coding sequence TTGAACACTTCAATTTTAGACATTTCTAACTATTTAAACACATTATTTCCTATAGAACAAGCTGAATCTTGAGATAAGCCAGGATTTAGTTTTTTCTTCATAAAAGAAGTAAAAAAAGTGTTTATATGTATAGATTTAACGCCAAAAATTTTAGATCAAGCCATAAACGAAAATGTTGATTTGATCATAACTCATCACCCTTTTTTATTTTATAATACTAAAACTTTGAACTATAAATTTAGTCCATATAAAAGAAAAATGGTTAAAAAAATAAAACAAGCACAAATTAACATTTTCTCGCTACATACAAATTACGATTCTAACAGTAATGCCACAGCTAATGCAATATTAAAGCATTTAGGTTTAAATGTTATACAAACTCAATCAATTGATAATTATAATCTTTTAGTAGAAACAAAAATTAAGTTTTTTTATCTAGTAAAACAAGTTAAAAATGCTTTAAATTTGAAGCATTTACAAACTAATTTAAACAAAAATATTAATATAAATAAAATAGCAATTTTGCCAGGTTCTGGTGGTATTGAAGCAGTTTTTTTAGCTAAAAAACATAAAGCAGATTTAGTTATAACATCTGATTTAAAATGATCAGATGAATTAAGTTTTTCTTTTAAAAACATTAATGTTTTGCTTGTTCCTCATTTGATAGAACAATTTTTTGCTTTCGATGTTAAACAAAGATTAGAAAAAGAATTTTCTAACCAATTTGAAATAAAAATAGTATTATTAGAAGAAATACTTTACAACATTTAA
- a CDS encoding WavE lipopolysaccharide synthesis family protein, with protein MRFNWKKLKKIDQNDLSVVLNGPFNKHTYNAVKRVLKVLPKSKIIVSCWEQDDTTLIENIPNVLIVKSQDPGGLKLPGVFQMGMNYNRMIVAVRAGLKLVNTKYVLRMRNDLSLHDDRILVDYNYYFPKKEEKYSLFKEKIVTLSSFTQKIAVLPEYNDVNVSVSDWLHLGLTEDVKLYWNRIELIENQEEFANYYSNHPKYKDNDYAFKAFAFPEVYFTSFSVKEKFEIKNIGMYDTKLTDEEKEVNKHILFNNFIPLNYNMTKIWNQKSRYMVAQLLSFALFESWFYLDFLYWYQETFKDKQVQSRFGWINKTKNMYLSHWSFVRKMKISNRKEHIVWIFRLLTIWFLNILYMLFVKVFYRFIFLFEKRNFLKFKIKKTSCQN; from the coding sequence ATGAGATTTAATTGAAAAAAATTGAAAAAAATTGATCAAAACGACTTAAGTGTAGTTTTAAATGGACCATTTAACAAGCACACTTACAATGCTGTAAAACGAGTTTTAAAGGTTCTTCCAAAAAGCAAAATTATAGTCTCATGCTGAGAACAAGATGATACAACATTAATTGAAAACATTCCTAACGTATTAATAGTAAAAAGTCAAGATCCGGGAGGATTAAAGCTACCTGGAGTTTTCCAAATGGGAATGAATTACAACAGAATGATTGTTGCTGTAAGAGCTGGTTTAAAGTTAGTAAATACAAAATATGTTCTTAGAATGAGAAATGATTTATCATTACATGATGATAGAATTTTAGTTGATTACAATTATTATTTCCCTAAAAAAGAAGAAAAATATAGTCTTTTTAAAGAAAAAATTGTAACTTTATCTTCTTTTACACAAAAAATTGCTGTACTTCCAGAATATAATGATGTCAACGTAAGTGTTTCAGATTGACTTCACTTAGGATTAACAGAAGATGTAAAACTTTATTGAAATAGAATAGAACTAATAGAAAATCAAGAAGAATTTGCTAATTATTATAGCAATCACCCAAAATATAAAGATAATGACTACGCTTTCAAAGCTTTTGCATTCCCTGAAGTTTATTTTACTTCTTTTAGTGTAAAAGAAAAATTTGAAATCAAAAATATAGGAATGTACGATACAAAATTAACAGATGAAGAAAAAGAAGTTAATAAACATATATTATTTAATAATTTTATTCCACTAAATTACAATATGACAAAGATTTGAAATCAAAAATCTCGTTATATGGTGGCACAGTTATTATCTTTTGCTTTATTTGAATCGTGATTTTATTTAGATTTTCTTTATTGATATCAAGAAACTTTTAAAGATAAACAAGTTCAAAGTCGATTTGGTTGAATAAATAAAACTAAAAATATGTATCTATCACATTGATCTTTTGTTAGAAAAATGAAAATTTCCAACAGAAAAGAACATATAGTGTGAATATTTAGATTACTAACTATTTGGTTTTTAAATATTTTATATATGCTTTTTGTTAAAGTATTTTATCGTTTTATTTTTCTTTTTGAAAAACGAAATTTCTTAAAATTTAAAATAAAGAAAACTAGTTGTCAAAACTAG